The Miscanthus floridulus cultivar M001 chromosome 7, ASM1932011v1, whole genome shotgun sequence genome includes a region encoding these proteins:
- the LOC136463386 gene encoding uncharacterized protein, producing the protein MKALCPKPGKIHPSPAEDPIAAAFRLLPAAILVLVAGLCPEDQRVLAHLVTRSFLVGWDAATAPPPEQQAQGGGGGPRRRRGHPPTVGCLCFECYGSFWSRWDCSPQHDRIHVALEAFEEHLSAAESAAAATPPSSKRRDKGKRGRAPAASTPPPPPPQPPVPARSSPESPEPAASEVAEEPLSSPLLPSCPCTPAPAACLSENKENVPEETAAAEAQAEECSGGGEVAAEAEEERKRGWADVMGGVLNLRRWGIWSPAAVESGAT; encoded by the coding sequence ATGAAGGCGCTGTGCCCCAAGCCCGGCAAGATCCACCCGTCGCCCGCCGAGGACCCCATCGCGGCGGCGTTCCGGCTCCTCCCGGCCGccatcctcgtcctcgtcgccgGGCTGTGCCCCGAGGACCAGCGGGTGCTGGCCCACCTCGTCACGCGCTCGTTCCTGGTGGGCTGGGAcgccgccaccgcgccgccgccggagcagcaGGCGCAAGGCGGAGGCGGCGGGCCGCGTCGCCGGCGCGGCCACCCGCCGACCGTCGGGTGCCTGTGCTTCGAGTGCTACGGCAGCTTCTGGTCGCGGTGGGACTGCTCCCCGCAGCACGACCGCATCCACGTCGCCCTCGAGGCCTTCGAGGAGCACCTCAGCGCCGCcgagtccgccgccgccgccacacctCCCTCCTCCAAGCGCCGCGACAAGGGCAAGCGCGGCAGGGCTCCTGCCGCCTCtacgcctccaccgcctccgccgcagcCGCCGGTGCCGGCGCGGAGCAGCCCCGAGTCCCCGGAGCCCGCCGCTTCCGAGGTGGCTGAGGAACCCCTCTCGTCGCCGCTCCTTCCTTCCTGCCCTTGTACCCCGGCTCCCGCGGCGTGCCTATCCGAGAACAAGGAGAATGTCCCGGAAGAGACTGCCGCGGCGGAGGCCCAAGCGGAGgaatgcagcggcggcggcgaggtggcggcggaggccgAGGAGGAGAGGAAGCGCGGGTGGGCGGACGTGATGGGCGGGGTGCTCAACCTCCGACGCTGGGGGATTTGGAGCCCCGCCGCCGTGGAGAGCGGCGCCACCTAG